GGCAGGATCCATGGGCCGACGGCCAACCTTCCCTTTCCGGGTTTTTTCAATGACATCGCCTCAAACCACCGCCTTTCTAGGTCTGGGAATGATGGGCCTTCCCATGGCGTCACGCCTGGCGCGAAGGGGGTACGTCGTACGCGGCTACGATCCGGTCGCAGAGAGACGGGAAAAGCTCATCGAGGCAGGCGGACTTGCGTTCGATTCTCCGTCCGATGCCGTGGATGGATGCCAACGGCTGATCACGATGCTGCCCAACGGTCACGTGGTGCGGGAAACGCTGCTCGGCGGCGAGCCTTGCCTGGCGGGACTGTTGGCGAGGGACTGCATCGCCATCGACATGAGTTCCTCTTCTCCAACGGGCACACAGGAACTCGCCAAGAGGTTGGAGACCTATTCGGTCCGGCTTGTCGACGCACCCGTTTCAGGCGGCGTGGCTCGCGCTCAGAACGGGTCGCTTGCCATCATGGTGGGAGGTGAGGCCGAAGATGTCTCCGAGGTTCACCCCTTGCTGGCGGCCTTGGGAGAGTCGATCTTCGAGACTGGCTCCCTCGGTTCGGGCCATGCCATGAAGGCGCTCAACAACTACGTGTCGGCAGCCGGCTTGGCGGCGGCCTGCGAGGCGGTTCAGATCGGCCGTCGGTTCGGACTGGACCCGGAAATGATGATCGATGTGCTGAATGCCTCGACGGGGCGCAACAACAGCACGCAGGCAAAAATGAAGCCGTTTGTCCTGAGTGAAACCTACGCGTCGGGCTTCGCCCTTGGATTGATGGCAAAGGATCTCAGAACGGCCGACGATTTGGCTCGCAGCCTGGGCGTGCCGGCACCGCTGTCGAAGGCAAACGCGGCATTGTGGGAAGCTGCGGTCAAGCAGCTTGGAAACGCGGCAGACCATACCGAAATTGCCCGATTTCTTTCCTCCGAAGACGCAAAGAGCTGAAGACCTCGCCCCGGGGCTCACCCGGTCAACGTCCGCCGGGTGCGGCGACCGTTACGGGAATGGAGCCCTTGCCCTTCGCCGGATCTTCGATCCTCTAGTCTGCATCGCGAAGCCGTCGCCTTTCTGACACAAGGCGTGGCAAATGCCGCCGCACGCACGGCGGAGGGCTATCGCGCCGCCATCTTCGTGGCAGAAGCCCCGACCCCGCCCGTCCCCCGAGAAGCATTGGAGCGTCCGATGTCCGTCGAAGCTGTTGATTCCGCTCCTTCGTCTGCGACCGAGACGGCGGCCGTCAGCCCGCAGAATCTCAATTATCTGAACTAGCGCTGGATGTTCATTATCGTGCTGCCGCGCTGGCGCTCGGCACGACTTTGCTCCGCAACGTGACGACAACGCGCTATGCGCCGCTCGACATACTCTCGGTCGTGCTCTCGGCGTTGGCATTTGGCGGCCTGGTCTACGGCCTCTCCAGCTCCGGCAGGCAGCGAAGCCGCGATTCCAGCTTGGATTCCGCTCGCGGTCGGCGTCGTGGCGATGGCCGCGTTCGTGGCGCGGCAGATCCAGTTGCAGGCCCACGATAAGGCGTTGCTCGATCTCCGCACCTTCGCCTCGCGCGATTTCACGATCTCCGTGACGATGTTCGTGATCATGATGATGGCGATATTCGGCACGATCATCCTGCTGCCGATCTACATGCAGAACGTGCGCGGTCTCAGCACGCTGCAGACCGGCCTCCTGCTGATGCCGGGCGGTCTCCTGATGGGACTTCTCGGACCTTATGTCGGCCGCGTCTATGACTGCATCGGACCGCGGCCGCTGGTCGTGCCGGGCGCCATCGCGGTCAGCGCGGTGCTGTGGGCGATGATAATCATCAATGAGTTCGTGCGCTTCGTCTACGCCTGCATGTAAATGCGTGATGAGCCGTCGATCGATCCGACAGCACGGAACATCGACACCGTAGGGGGCTGGTGCAGCGCGTAAACGGCGCGTCAACTCCACCTAGCCAAACGGTGCACATTCATGGTACAAAATGATGTGCATCAGGGCATCTAAGTTATTGATCTGGCTTCACTAAGCGCCTCGGCTGCCATCGCCCCCTCGGCTCCACCATAGCCCCGCCGAAACGGCCGGCGTCCGAGTCGCCCTACAGGATCGTCGGCGGCAAGCCCCCGCACAGTTTGGGGAATCGATCGGAACGAGGCGGTGTCTACCGGAACGTCGCCGAAAGAGTGGCGATGCCCGCGAGGTCGGCCGTGACGGTCGCCCCTCCCGGTGGCACCGGCAATGGCGAAATGCGGGCGCCGGTGATCACGACCTGCCCGGAACGCAACCCGCCCGCCCGCGCCGCTACGTGATTGGCAAGCCAGGCGAGCGCCCCCAGCACCTGCGCAGTCGAGGCCTCGCCGGTTGCAGATCCGACAGCGACGCCGTCGAAGGTCAGGTTCATCGCGATCGTCGCCAACTCGAGCCCGCGCCATTCGTGCACGGCCGCGCCGCAGATGATCGCTCCGTTGCTCTGCCCATCCGCCACCACCGACAACGGAGCAACCGCCCTGCGGTTGACGTAGCGCGAACTCAGGATTTCCAGCGCGGGATGGACTGAACCGATCGCGGCCTCGACGTCGACGGCCGTGTAGGGCGCCTCCCGCGGCGGCAGATCGCGTGCGAAGCGGACAGCGATCTCGACTTCGATCTCCGGCGCTATCAGCAACGCACCACTCATCGAATCGGCCGGCGAGGCGAATACGTAAGGTGCAGCAACCGGCGCGCACCTTTGATCTGCCGACGCCGCCGGCATCCCCAGCTTCCAGCCGGCGATCGGTCCCTGCATCGCCACGACGGCATCCTGGATCGCGTAAGCATCGACAATCGTCTGGGGCTGCAAGGCCGGCGGCAGATCGGTTATCGGGCGCAGATTTTGCCGCGCGCTGAACAGAATTGCCGCCGCGCGGGCGACGTCTTCAGGCTGCACGATTTTGATCCTCCCTGCGGAATGTTTGTGAGGGTATTGAGCCGCTCAGCGGCCATACTCGGCCAGGTGACAGCTGACTACGTGCTGGACGGCGATTTCCCGGAGCAGTGGTTTCTGCTGGTAGCAGGCGTCCACGCGTTGCCGGAAACAGCGCGTGTGAAATGGACATCCAGACGGGATGTCGAGCGGGCTCGGCAGCTCGCCGTTCAGCACGATCTCCTGGCGGTTGCCGCGCGGATGCGACGGCAGCGCCGCGGAAAGCAGCGCCTGCGTATAGGGGTGCAGAGGACGAGTGAACAGCTCCTCCGACGGCGCCACCTCGACCAGCTCGCCCAGATACATGACGCCGACCCAGTGCGACATGTAGCGGACGGTATCGAGACCGTGCGCGATCAGCAGGTAGGCGACGCCCGTCTTCTCCTGCAGGTCCTTCATCAGGTTCATGATCTGCGCGCGGATCGAGACGTCGAGCGCCGACACCGGCTCGTCGAGCACGATGATCTTCGGCTTCAGCGCCAGCGCCCGGGCGAGCGCGATGCGCTGGCGCTGGCCGCCGCTGAATTCGTGCGGATAGCGGTCCATGGCCTCGGCGCTGAGGCCGACCTGTTCAAGCGCCTCGCGGACGCGGTCCTTGACGTCGCTCTTGCTGCCAAAACCGTTGACGACCAGCGGCTCGCCGACGGCATCGCCCACGCGCATGCGCGGGCTGAGCGAACTGAACGGATCCTGGAAGACCGCCTGTATCGCCTTGCGGTAGCTCTTGAGCTGCTTGCCGCGGAAGCCGGCAATGTTTTCGCCGTTGAACCAGATGGCGCCGCCGGTCGGGTCGAGCAGCCGGAGAATCATCATCGCGGTCGTGCTCTTGCCCGAACCCGACTCGCCGACGAGCGAAAACGTCTGCCCCTCGTTGAGCTCGAAATTGACGCCGGTCACCGCCTTTACGGTGGGCCGACTCCCTTTGGCGGAAGGGAAGTGCTTCTCCAGGTTCTCAATTTTGAGGAGCGGCTGATTCATATTTCCAGCATCTTGCGAATTGGCCGTTCGACAGGTCGAAACTCGGTGGCGTGACATCGGCGAGGCAGCGATCGAAGCGGTCGGCGCAGCGCTCGTAGAAAGAGCAGCGGGCGGGAATGTTGAGCAGGCTCGGCGGCTGGCCCTCGATGCTCTGCAACCGCTCCAGCCGATCGGCCCTGGGCGCGGAGTTCAGCAGCGCCACCGTGTACGGATGGCGCGGGCGGTCGAAAATGTCCTCCGCCCTCCCCGTCTCCACGATCTTGCCGGCATACATGACGGCGACGCGGTCGCACATCTTCGCGACCACGCCGAAATCGTGCGTGACGATGATCATCGCGAGGTTCTCGCGCTGTTGTATCTCCTTGAGCTGGTTGAGGTATTGGAGCTGGATGGTGAGGTCGAGCGACGTCGTCGGCTCGTCGGCGATGAGCAGCTCCGGCCGGCAGGCGATGGCGATGGCGCCGACGACGCGCTGGCGCATGCCGCCGCTGAGCTGGTGCGGGTATTGGGAAACGCGCGTGTCCGGCGCCGGAATCCCGACGATCTTGAGCAGTTCGATCACCCGCTTCTGCAGCGCCTCGCCCTTGAGGTGATCGTGGATGATGATGCCTTCGCTGACCTGGTCGCCGACGGTCAGCACCGGGTTGAGCGAACTCAGCGGGTCCTGCAGGATCATCGACATGTGGCGGCCGCGATAGTCGCGCATGGCGCGCTCGTCGAGCGCCAACAGATCGACGCCGTCGAACAGGATCTGCCCATCGACGATCTTTCCCGGCTCCGAAACCAGGCGCAGCAGCGACAGCGACATGGCGGACTTGCCGCTGCCCGACTCGCCGACGATGCCAAGCGTCTCACCCCGTTCCAGCGTGAAGCTGACGTCATCGACCGCCTTCACGACGCCACGGCGCGTGAAGAAGTGGGTACGCAGTCCCTTGACCTCGAGCAGCGGCATCAAATCTGCTTCAGCTTGGGGTCGAAACGGTCCCGCAGCCAGTCGCCGACCGAGTTGAACGAGAAGACGACCAGCGCGAGCGCCACTCCCGGGAAGACGCTGATCCACCACGCGCTGCCGAGGTAGTCGCGGCCGTCGGCCGCCATGTTGCCCCACGTCGCTGTCGGCGGCGGCACGCCGGCGCCAAGGAAGCTCAGCGTGCTCTCGGTCAGCACCAGCTCGCTGACCTGTAGCGAGCACAGAACGATGAACGTGTTCACGACGCTGGGCAGGATGTGGACCACCATGATGCGCGCCGCGGAGCAGCCGGCGACGCGCGCCAGCAGCACGAATTCGCGTTCCTTGAGCAGCAGCACCTCGCTGCGAATGATGCGCGAGAAGCGCGACCAGCTGATGATCGACAGCGCCACGATCGTGGTGCCGAGGCCGGGTCCCACCGTCATCACGAAGACCAGCGCGATGAGCAGCGTCGGCAGCGCCATGAACACGTCGGTGAGCCGCATCAGCACGGAATCGACGCGGCCGCCGACATAGCCGGAGACGATGCCGACGGCGAGGCCAAGCCCGCCGCCGAACAGGACGCCGACGCCCGCCACCACCAGGCTGACGCGGGCTCCGAAGAAGATGCGCGTCAGCAGGTCGCGGCCGAGCGAATCGGTGCCGAGCAGATGCAGGCCGTCGCTGCCGCTCCAACCCGGCGGCTTCAGCCGCGACACCAGGTTCATTTCGTTCGCCCCATAGGGCGTCAGCCATCCGGCAAAGACGGCGGCGAACAACGCCAGGCCGAGGACGACGAACGGCACCAGCGTCATGCGGCGCGGTGCTTTCCGGCCGCCGGCGAGCACCGGGTTGCCGGCGAGATCGGTGGCGGCCATCTATTTCGCTCCGCCGAACGCGACCCGCGGGTCGATATAGACGTAGAGAACGTCGACGGCGATGTTGATCGTGACGATCATGAAGCCGACGATCAGCAGGCATCCCTGGACGAGCGGATAGTCGCGGCCGATGATTCCGGAATAGATCAGCCGCCCGACGCCTGGCCAGGCGAAGATCGATTCCACCACGACGCTGCCATTGAGCAGGAAGGCCAATTGCACGCCGGCGAACGTGACCACCGGCAGGAGCGCATTCCGCAGGCAATGCTTCCAGATCACCATCGCCGGGGAGACGCCCTTGATGCGCGCGAGCTTGACGTACTCCGTGTCCATTACCTCGATCATGCTCGACCGCACGAGGCGGGCGATGCCGGCGAGCAGGAACAGGCTCCAGGTGAGTGCCGGCAGGACATACGATTGCGGCCCCTCGATGCGGGCGACGGGCAACAGCCGCAGGCGCACCGAGAAGATCAGCATCAGCATGAGGCCCGCCCAGAAGGCCGGCACCGACATGCCGAAGACGGAGATCACGCGCGTCAGGCTGTCGATGATGGTGCCGCGATAGGTGGCCGCCGCGATGCCGAAGGCGAAGCCGACGATCAGCGCGAAGACCATCGCCACCACGGCCAGCTTCAGCGTGTTCGGGAAGCTCTGCGCGAACAGCGTGAGGACGGGCTGATTGTACTTGATGGAATCGCCGAGATTGCCGTGCAGGATGCCGCCGATGTAGCGCAGGTACTGGACGTAATAGGGTTCATCCAGACCGAGGCGGTGGATCATTGCCTCGCGCGCATCGGGCGTGGCTTCCGACGGCAGCATCATGTCGACCGGATTGCCGATGATGCGCGCCAGCACGAACACGGTCGTGGCAAGGACGAGCAGGGTTATCACGCCCTGGATCAGCCGCCTGGCAATCTGTCGTCCCATACCGGTACCTCACATCACTAGCCGGCCGGTCGCGCGTTCGCGGCGGTCGGCATCAGGCCGTCAGATCCTTCTTTGACGTGATCAGTCCGTCTTCGTCGGCATAAAGATAATCGCCCGGAGCAATCGTCAGGCCGGCAACGCGGACCGTGACGTCCTTCTCGCCGTAGCCGTCGCCGCGCGGACGCAGCGGATTGGAGGCGAGCGCCCTTATGCCGATCGGTATCTCGGCGAGTTCCACGATGTCGCGCACCGCTCCGTAGATGACGAGTCCCGCCCAGCCGTTCTTGTGGGCGACCGCGGCGACGTTGCCGCCGATCAGCGCCCGGCGAAGCGATCCGCCACCGTCGATCACCAGGACACGCCCCTCGCCCGGCTGCTCGGTCGTGTGGCGCAGGAACAGATTGTCTTCATAAAGCCGCACGGTCGCAACCCGGCCGTGGAAGGCCGCGACACCGCCGTATTCCCGGAACACCGGCTCGGCGATCGCGACGTCCTGTTCGAAGGCGTCGCACAGGTCGGCGGTTTTCGGACTCATTCGTTATGCTCCATGATGCTCACGCCTCGTCGGCGAGTTTGCTCAATTCGTCGCGCTGATCGGGCGGCATGTTGAGCGCCAGCGCCGAGAGCGCCGTTTCGAGCTGCGCGATCGAACGCAGGCCGACGATCGGCGCCGTCACCGCCGGATGCGCCATGACCCAGGCAAGCGCGAGTTGCTCCTTCGGCGTTCCCCGCGCCTGCGCATAGGATTCGAGCGCCTCCACGATACGGAAATTGGCCGCGTGGCTGTAAAGCTTCTGGTATCGCGTCGTGGCGCTCATGCGCGTGTCCGGCGGCAGTGGCACGCCGGGCTTGTATTTGCCCGTGAGGAAACCGCCGCCCAGCGGCGAATAGCTGATCACCGCCAGCCCTTCCGCCTCGCACATGGGCAGGAGCTCGGCCTCCGGCGCGCGGTAGACGAGGCTGTAGCGCGGCTGCAGCGATACGAATTTGCTCCCACGCTGGCGGTCGCTGATCCACAGCGACTTCATCACCTGCCAGGCCGCGAAATTCGAGCAGCCGATGTAGCGCACCTTGCCGGCGCGAACGATGTCGTCGAGGGCGCCCAGCGTTTCTTCGAGTGGAGTGTCGGGGTCGAATTGATGGACCTGGTAGAGATCGACGTAGTCGGTCTGCAGACGCCGCAGCGAGATATCGATCGCATTCTTGACGACGCGGCTCGAGGCACCGCGCTCGTTCGGGCCTTCGCCGGTCGGATTGGCGAACTTGGTGGCGACGACGACGCGGTCGCGCTCCGATTTCAGGACACGGCCGACGATCTCCTCCGACTTGCCGCCGGCGTAGGTGTTGGCGGTATCGAAAAAATTGATCCCTTCGTCGAGGGCCCTGCGGATGATCGGCGTTGCAGTTGCTTCGTCGATCTCGCGACCGAAGGTCATGCACCCCACGCAAATCGGCGAGACCCGCAATCCCGTGTGGCCGAGCTGGCGATACTTCATGCGGGTCTCCGACGGGGCGTCGTACGCCGACGCCGCCGGTGGGTTGCTGCCCCTCTCCGGAGCCGCGCCGAACGCTTCGCCGTCATGCGAGGGCTACCGCAACGCTGCGGTATGCATGGGCGAAACGCGCTCGACGCGGTCTCGGGAGCGTCTAGGGGTATCTCACTATCCTCAGGACTGGACGTGCTTCCATTGCGCGAAGTACTTGCCGAGGCCTTGGCCCCAGACCGGGTACGTGAGCGAGACGTGCCTCCCGTTTGCGTAGAAGCCGGGGGCCGCGACGATCGGCAGGCAGCACCAGCTGGCGGTGCTGATCTCGACCATGCGCTCAAGCAGGTCGGCCGTATGAGCCGGGTCCATGCTGCTCTTGGCTTCGAGGTAGTCGGCGTCGAACTCCTTGATGTCCGGCGACTCGGCGAGGAAGTCGAGCACGCCGTACTGACTTGTCCAGATGACGAAGTCGATGCGGCCAAGCCGATTCACCGGCGAGGCATCGCACGCCATCTTGCCGATCAGCGCCGGCGACTTCGAGGTCGTGCGTACCTGGCGGTAAGCGGCCTTGTCGGCGGCGGTGACGTTGGCGTGGATGCCGAGCTTCTCCCAGTAGCCGGCGACCGCCAGCACGAGATCGGCGAGGAACGGCGCGGAGGAATCCGGCACCGACCAGAAGTCGAACGAGAAGCCGTCGGGATAGCCCGCGTCGGCGAGCAGTTTCTTGGCGGCATCCGGATCGTAGCGATACGCCTGCTTGGACCAGTCGGCCCATTTCTGGCGCGTCGCCGCGGTCATGTCGGGCGTAGCGCCGGCCGAAGGCGGCGGCATCTGCGCCTGGCCGTAGAACATCGTGTCGATGATCTCCTGGCGGTTGATCGCCAGTGACAGCGCCTCGCGCACCCGCACATCGGCGAGCGGCAGCCCCTTGGCCTGCGGGCGATAGGCGCCGAAGGTCCAGAAGCGCGCCAGCGCCACCATCCCGGAGAACGTGCCGAAGCCTTCGTCCTTCAGGGTCTTGGCGGTCTCCATCGACGCCTCGATGACGTCGATCTGGTCGGTCTCGATCATCGACTTGCGCGTCGATTCCTCGGGGACGAGATACAGGGTCAGCCGCTTGAAGTCCGGCGTGACGCCGCTCCAGTGGGGATAATCGACGGCCGCGAACTGGATGTTGTCGCCCGGCGTGTGGCTGACGAATTTGTACGGTCCGCTGCCGATCGGATGCGCCCGGAAATTGTCGATGCCGTTCTTCTCGATGTACGCCTTCGGGAAGATCACCAGGTACGGCTCGTTCGCCGGCGCGGCCGAGCTGTAGGCGAGCAGCGGCTGCGGCACCGCCGTATGAATGCGCAGCGTGTACGGATCGAGCACCTCGATGTTCGGCGTGTCGCCGAGCATCGAGCGCCAGTTGGACCCGTAGGTGGCTTCCTTCGATACCGCGCGGCCATAGCTGTAGGCCAGGTCGTCGGCCGTAAGCTTGCTGCCGTCGTGGAAGACGACGTCGTCGCGCAGGTGGAACGTCCACGACAAGCCGTCCGGCGCGGTCTCCCACGCCTTGACGATGCCGGGCGCGACTTCGCCGGTTTCGGGGTTGATCTCGAAGGCGCCGTCGTACAGGCCCTGCAGCATCAGATAGTTGGAGTTGCTGCCGCCGATGATCGGATCGAGCTGCTCGCCGTAGAAATCCTGCATGGCGACCCGCAACTCGGGGCCGTCGTCCGCCGCCTTCGCGACGATCGTGCTCAGTGGACCGGCGACCGCCGTGGCGGCGAGGCCGGCCAGCACCGTGCGCCGCCGCACGCCGCGCGAACCCGACGCCGTAGTCGAAACAGGCTTCATTGTTTTCCTCCCAATGTTTTTTGCGGACGGACTGCGCTTATTGGCGCGCAATCGATCGCCGCCACTCTCCCTCACCATGGCGCCGCGCCTCCCGAGCGCGTCGTCACGCATGCGTTCAGCCGACGACGATCTCGTCACCCTCCCATGAGAAAGTCGTGTTGAAACCCTGGTTCCTCGAAAGCTCCGCGACGTAGTCGACGACCACCTGACTGCGCGGATCCTTCTTGGGCAGCACCTCGGCCTGGACCTTCTGGTTGGTCAGGCAGGGCACGAAGCCCACCTTGGTGATCTTCTTGTTGGTGATCGCCGCCTTGACGATCATCGTCTTGCGGGCCTCGCCCGGGAACGGAAAATTCTTCCACTCCGGGTCGATCTTCAATTTGTAGAACTCGTGATGCTCCTTCACGAGAGACGTCTCGAGCAGCGTTCCGCGGAACGACTCCTGTGCGAAGTTGCCGAGACCGTAGAAGATGCCCTTACCCTTGTAGATCTCGACGCCGGCGAGCAGGTGGGCGTGATGCTGGAGCACCAGGTCAGCACCGCAATCGACGGCCGCGCGCGCGATTTCCTTCTGGTACATGCACAACACGTCCGGGACGAGGTGCACGCCCGAGTGTTGCGCGACGATGACGATGTCGGCCTGCGAGCGGACCTTACGGATATCCTCCCGCATGCCTTCTAGGTCTTCGCTGTTCGCCATCGTGACGATGCGCGGCGGCGTTCCCGGCTGCCAGTCGACCTGCTCGTAGAAGGTGGAGACGCGTATCGGGTTGGTGCCCGGCCGGTCGTAAGTCGCGTCGTAGCCTGGCGGCAGGATCGAGTTGTAGGCGAGGAAGGCGACGCGCACGCCGTTGCGTTCCATGAACACCGGCTTACGCGCCTCGGCCAGATCCTTGCCGACGCCGACGACTTCGATGTCGTTCTTCTTGAGCAGATCGATCGTGTCGAAGAAGGCTTCGACGCCGTAGTCGAGGCTGTGGTTGCTGGCGAACGACATGATGTCGAAACCGACGCGGCGAAACGACGGCACGTTCCCCAGCGGCGGACGGTACGGCACGTTCCAGCGAAAGCCGCCGAGTTGCCGCTCGCCGCGCGTTGAATAAGTCGTCTCAAGCTGGCCGAAGGTTATGTCGGCCGCTTTCAGGACGTGTGCGTTGAGCTCGAAAAGATGGTCGGCGGTCTCGTGCACGACCGCGCCGATATCTCCCACTGCGGCGAACGTCAGCGCGCCATTCTTTCCGTCACTCATCGATTTCCACATCCCGTTTTTGTGCGTTTCCGCGGCCGGGAAAACCGGCGCGGCAGTCGTCTCAGGTTGCGCAGTGAAGGGTTTTGGCGTGTTCGCCGGACGCACGGATCGCTTGGGCTTTTTCAGCTCTATAGCGACGCTTTTGTGCGTCTTCCTCCCTGTTCTCCCGATCGCGAACGTCGCAAACTCGCGCCTCCGCTGTCAAGTCTAATTATGCATTTTGAATTCGATTTTTGTAGTGCTGGGGCGGAGAGATTGCGATAGTAGGGCGCGCCAACGGCATTCGCCGCCGACGGCGGTTGCCAGCAACAGCCCGCCTTTCAAGCGGGCGCGCCAGAGAAGGGAAACCCATGGATGAGATAACGCGCCGGATCGCCGAATATGCCAGCGACCTGAAGTATTCCGACCTGCCGAAAGAAGTCGTAGCCGCCGCAAAAATCCGTCTCATCGACACGCTCGGCGTCGCGCTTGGCGGCAAGGATTGCAACGCGGTGCTCGCCGGCAAGCGTCTCACCGGCGGCGGCGCTCCCGACCGCTATCCCGGCCGCGTGCTCGGCAGTCGTTCACGCGCCAGCGCCGAGTCGGCGACCTTCGTCAACACGTCGATGATCCGCTACCTCGACTTCAACGACGCGGTACACGGCATCCATCCGAGCGACATGACCGGCGCACTGCTGGCGCTCGCCGAATCCGTCGGCGCCGACGGCAAGCGGCTGCTCTCCTCGCTCGTCGTCGCCTACGAGGTCGGCGTGCGCATGGCCAAGGCGACGCAGCTCCGCGAGAAGGGATGGGACCAGGGCTTCGCCG
The sequence above is drawn from the Bauldia sp. genome and encodes:
- a CDS encoding CapA family protein, translating into MSDGKNGALTFAAVGDIGAVVHETADHLFELNAHVLKAADITFGQLETTYSTRGERQLGGFRWNVPYRPPLGNVPSFRRVGFDIMSFASNHSLDYGVEAFFDTIDLLKKNDIEVVGVGKDLAEARKPVFMERNGVRVAFLAYNSILPPGYDATYDRPGTNPIRVSTFYEQVDWQPGTPPRIVTMANSEDLEGMREDIRKVRSQADIVIVAQHSGVHLVPDVLCMYQKEIARAAVDCGADLVLQHHAHLLAGVEIYKGKGIFYGLGNFAQESFRGTLLETSLVKEHHEFYKLKIDPEWKNFPFPGEARKTMIVKAAITNKKITKVGFVPCLTNQKVQAEVLPKKDPRSQVVVDYVAELSRNQGFNTTFSWEGDEIVVG